A region from the Arcanobacterium buesumense genome encodes:
- a CDS encoding sulfite exporter TauE/SafE family protein — protein sequence MTSKNSRRNLTPQRILAVIIIGAIAGFLAGLFGVGGGLIIVPALMIILDMPQRRAAATSLSAIIITAAAGSVSYATQGQLSVPAMVCVSIGALGGAQLGTWLLRILPERVLPWIFVVFVTGIITIQQFQLPSRDTEIVITLTSGIAMLAVGVVSGTFAGLVGVGGGGIIVPGLELIGAGDLIARGTSLLAMIPTALSGTITSFRHNLVDLPVGLIIGCAAVSSTPLGVWAAASISPQTGNYLFNLFLIVVCISTVFKARARQRKEEKNGLDSGK from the coding sequence ATGACTAGTAAAAATTCACGTCGGAATTTAACTCCTCAGCGTATTCTGGCAGTCATCATTATTGGTGCTATTGCGGGGTTTTTAGCAGGACTCTTTGGCGTGGGTGGCGGCCTGATCATCGTCCCAGCTCTGATGATAATTCTTGATATGCCTCAACGGCGAGCCGCAGCCACGTCACTGTCCGCTATCATTATCACTGCAGCCGCTGGGTCAGTGTCCTACGCTACTCAAGGACAGTTGTCTGTTCCTGCGATGGTATGCGTTTCAATAGGAGCGTTAGGCGGAGCCCAACTTGGAACATGGTTGTTACGAATACTGCCAGAACGAGTACTCCCTTGGATCTTTGTGGTTTTCGTAACTGGAATTATTACTATCCAGCAATTTCAACTACCGTCCCGTGATACAGAAATCGTTATTACCTTGACATCTGGAATAGCAATGCTTGCAGTAGGCGTAGTATCTGGAACTTTTGCTGGTCTGGTAGGCGTCGGTGGTGGCGGAATTATCGTCCCAGGCTTAGAACTTATTGGAGCAGGAGATTTAATAGCTCGCGGAACATCACTTCTTGCAATGATCCCAACAGCTTTATCTGGAACTATCACGAGTTTCCGTCACAACTTAGTAGACTTGCCGGTAGGATTAATTATTGGTTGTGCCGCAGTTTCTTCCACCCCTTTGGGGGTGTGGGCTGCCGCATCTATTTCACCACAAACCGGCAACTATCTATTTAACCTATTCCTTATTGTTGTGTGCATCAGTACTGTTTTCAAAGCTCGTGCTAGACAACGCAAGGAAGAGAAAAACGGCCTCGACTCTGGAAAATAA